The following are encoded together in the Anaerobaca lacustris genome:
- a CDS encoding V-type ATP synthase subunit E gives MNPQQVVDKILAEAKAEAEKIRRQADEQRAAEQARFDGEMAQFREQTQQMATQAAQAEKAQILALARMEAMKDYLGEKARILDEVFARSRQRIGQLPDEEYRRLMARLLLDAVETGDEQVVAGQDDPRIDQALVDEVNSQLKAQGKAGLTLSQEKHPLGAGFLLKRGKIQTNVTTDVLVSQARNDLEIELSGALFQGSDARGAR, from the coding sequence TCAACAGGTAGTGGACAAGATTCTCGCCGAGGCCAAAGCGGAGGCGGAGAAGATTCGCCGCCAGGCCGACGAGCAGCGGGCCGCCGAGCAGGCGCGCTTCGACGGGGAGATGGCCCAGTTCAGGGAGCAGACCCAACAGATGGCGACCCAGGCCGCCCAGGCGGAGAAGGCCCAGATTCTGGCGCTGGCCCGCATGGAGGCGATGAAGGACTATCTGGGCGAGAAGGCGAGGATTCTCGACGAGGTGTTTGCCCGCAGCCGTCAGCGGATCGGGCAGCTCCCGGACGAGGAATACCGCCGGCTGATGGCCCGGCTGCTGCTCGATGCCGTTGAAACCGGCGACGAGCAGGTGGTGGCGGGCCAGGACGACCCGCGCATCGACCAGGCGCTGGTCGACGAGGTCAACAGCCAGCTCAAGGCCCAGGGCAAGGCCGGCCTGACGTTGTCACAGGAGAAGCATCCTCTCGGGGCCGGCTTCCTTCTGAAGCGCGGCAAGATCCAGACGAACGTCACGACCGACGTGCTGGTCAGCCAGGCGCGGAACGACCTCGAAATCGAATTGAGCGGCGCGCTGTTCCAGGGCAGCGACGCGCGCGGGGCCCGGTGA
- a CDS encoding V-type ATPase subunit: MQAQRQQTMHDFFDYPSVGADDWSYAFQTAQVRALETQMLTAATLSEMSNAPDFASAVAALAGSEYAIPASGADFNAILLDRREAVRELFEHLAPEEMATLFRSRDDFANLRVAVRRAVLDKSVGTDYSSGGNVPPELFEQVFQGENYTLMPNPLPQVTEEAVLAYYQNKDIRQIDHAIDAAQARYEQRMAEELDSAFLWNLFHVQVDLTNLRTMLRQKLMEVDQRDVFLDGGFVDRERFWTGLDAGYDALGGLFMATPYQHILEVGAAYVAANQSFLKVEQLCDQYLLGFLESTSQITAGLQPVVAYLLMAEHEIRTVRLILTAKKSHLDTKLILDRVA, translated from the coding sequence ATGCAGGCGCAACGGCAGCAGACGATGCACGACTTCTTCGATTACCCGTCGGTCGGGGCCGACGACTGGAGCTATGCGTTCCAGACCGCGCAGGTGCGCGCTCTGGAGACGCAGATGCTCACCGCGGCGACGCTCTCGGAGATGTCCAACGCGCCCGACTTCGCCTCGGCGGTCGCGGCGTTGGCGGGCAGCGAGTACGCGATTCCCGCCTCCGGGGCGGATTTCAACGCGATCCTGCTCGACCGGCGAGAGGCGGTTCGCGAGCTGTTCGAGCATCTCGCACCGGAAGAGATGGCGACGCTGTTTCGCAGCCGCGACGATTTCGCGAACCTGCGCGTGGCCGTGCGGCGCGCCGTGCTGGATAAATCGGTGGGCACCGATTACAGCAGCGGCGGCAACGTCCCGCCGGAGCTGTTCGAGCAGGTCTTCCAGGGCGAGAACTATACGCTGATGCCCAATCCTCTGCCGCAGGTGACGGAGGAGGCGGTGCTGGCGTATTACCAGAACAAGGACATCCGCCAGATCGACCATGCGATCGACGCCGCGCAGGCGCGGTACGAGCAGCGCATGGCGGAGGAACTCGACTCGGCCTTTCTGTGGAACCTCTTTCACGTCCAGGTCGATCTGACGAACCTTCGCACGATGCTGCGACAGAAGCTGATGGAGGTCGATCAGCGGGACGTGTTTCTCGACGGCGGGTTTGTGGATCGCGAACGGTTCTGGACCGGTCTCGACGCCGGATACGATGCGCTGGGGGGCCTGTTCATGGCCACGCCGTACCAGCACATCCTGGAGGTCGGCGCCGCCTACGTGGCGGCGAACCAGTCGTTTCTCAAGGTCGAGCAGCTCTGCGACCAATACCTGCTGGGCTTCCTGGAGTCGACATCGCAGATCACCGCCGGCCTTCAGCCGGTGGTGGCGTATCTGCTGATGGCCGAGCACGAGATCCGCACCGTGCGGCTGATCCTCACGGCCAAGAAGAGCCATCTGGACACGA